A single region of the Sorghum bicolor cultivar BTx623 chromosome 9, Sorghum_bicolor_NCBIv3, whole genome shotgun sequence genome encodes:
- the LOC8083747 gene encoding TATA box-binding protein-associated factor RNA polymerase I subunit B isoform X6, with amino-acid sequence MPISVRRVATQPTPKLGARTPTPYPRTPQAAPVPAAAAFDDFMELSEPRDFAPGSGTWGEPEDLAARVRWRYVQGLQVILQRQLEVLVERHQVGAFVCAVAGIVWVRWVAASRVFDGIWVHQVLEDHKATGRENCSSSRDNKKHDEVKYESDDDMLLQRKDRRKVEFAFLRSLRMMLPVYSTLAVCFLACHIAREAILPSDIYRWAMEGNIPYVAAFTEVDRFLGNSFQDCPLDARQLFRPVRVIGAWQLEAAAGSIAQKVGLRLPSVNFYAIAHRCLKDLLLPIDRILPHACRIYEWAMPAELWLSSNPARVPTRVCVMAILIVALRLLYNINGQGIWEKICEEGRNTSESHHDTNSSTSRKLEASNSEEFGTRELLCAIAAAYDKINTTHDYSSDLRSYLKYCKEVIFTGITFSDEENHLIEIFWDMYKAREDDNPKDHVKSQSNSVEDIPITNGVKKHYRDGAFVEASSFSASSGHDEMQMLKSEMQDHGFHYMPPRKPRKSDGYLRYRRKRLSGGFVYVAHADYYMLLRAFAKLAEIDIRIMHISVLKLERRLACIEEQIERSLNTLQNFSTATGDELRSVSD; translated from the exons ATGCC CATCTCTGTTCGCCGTGTTGCCACCCAGCCCACCCCCAAGCTTGGTGCCCGCACACCCACCCCCTACCCGAGGACCCCTCAGGCTGCTCCTGTGCCTGCTGCTGCCGCTTTCGACGACTTCATGGAGCTGAGTGAGCCGCGGGACTTTGCTCCTGGATCTGGAACgtggggggagcctgaggattTGGCAGCGCGGGTCCGCTGGCGCTATGTACAGGGTCTCCAGGTGATCCTGCAGCGGCAGCTGGAGGTGCTGGTGGAGCGGCACCAGGTAGGCGCGTTTGTGTGTGCTGTCGCTGGCATTGTCTGGGTGCGGTGGGTTGCTGCATCCAGGGTGTTTGACGGAATCTGGGTGCACCAGGTGCTCGAGGACCACAAGGCCACGGGGAGAGAGAATTGTTCTAGCAGCAGAG ACAACAAGAAACATGATGAGGTGAAGTATGAATCGGATGATGATATGTTGCTGCAACGAAAAGACAGGCGCAAGGTGGAGTTTGCCTTTTTGCGCTCGTTGAGGATGATGCTGCCGGTTTACTCAACATTGGCTGTTTGTTTCTTGGCCTGTCATATTGCCCGTGAAGCCATCCTGCCAAGCGACATTTACAGGTGGGCAATGGAGGGGAATATCCCTTATGTGGCTGCATTTACCGAAGTAGACAGGTTCCTTGGGAACTCTTTCCAAGACTGCCCTTTGGATGCAAGGCAGCTGTTCAGGCCAGTGCGAGTTATCGGAGCATGGCAACTGGAAGCTGCAGCTGGATCCATAGCACAAAAAGTAGGCTTGAGGCTTCCTTCAGTTAACTTCTATGCAATTGCTCACCGTTGTTTGAAGGACTTGTTACTGCCTATAGATAGAATCCTCCCCCACGCATGCCGAATTTATGAGTGGGCAATGCCTGCAGAATTATGGTTGTCTAGTAATCCTGCTAGAGTCCCTACACGGGTTTGTGTGATGGCTATCCTAATTGTGGCCCTACGACTTCTTTATAACATCAACGGTCAAGGGATATGGGAG AAGATTTGTGAGGAAGGAAGAAACACAAGTGAATCTCACCATGATACGAATTCATCAACTTCCAGGAAGCTTGAGGCTAGTAACAGTGAGGAGTTTGGCACAAGAGAACTGTTGTGTGCTATTGCAGCTGCCTATGATAAAATCAATACAACACATG ACTACTCAAGTGATCTCCGCTCTTATCTCAAGTACTGCAAGGAAGTTATTTTTACTGGGATTACATTTTCAGATGAAGAGAATCATCTAATAGAGATATTTTGGGATATGTACAAAGCCAGAGAG GATGATAATCCAAAAGATCATGTAAAATCCCAGTCCAATTCTGTTGAAGACATTCCAATTACAAATGGAGTGAAGAAGCACTACCGAGATGGAGCTTTTGTTGAAGCAAGTTCCTTTTCTGCATCTTCAGGTCACGATGAAATGCAAATGCTCAAGTCAGAGATGCAAGATCATGGATTTCATTATATGCCACCTAGGAAACCAAGGAAATCAGATGGTTATCTTCGTTATAGGAGGAAGCGGCTAAGCGGTGGCTTTGTTTATGTTGCACATGCTGATTATTACATGTTGCTACGTGCTTTTGCAAAGCTTGCAGAAATTGATATTCGTATCATGCATATTAGTGTGTTAAAACTTGAGAGGAGACTCGCATGTATTGAGGAGCAAATTGAGAGAAGCTTGAACACCTTACAGAACTTTTCTACTGCAACAGGAGATGAGCTAAGATCTGTATCTGACTGA
- the LOC8083747 gene encoding TATA box-binding protein-associated factor RNA polymerase I subunit B isoform X4 — protein sequence MDYNLGDTSPDPYGGGGGSIHLVCDHCGTSDNYNTDDADDGQFTCRTCSAVHTTQATAADPHYFPVTGSISVRRVATQPTPKLGARTPTPYPRTPQAAPVPAAAAFDDFMELSEPRDFAPGSGTWGEPEDLAARVRWRYVQGLQVILQRQLEVLVERHQVGAFVCAVAGIVWVRWVAASRVFDGIWVHQVLEDHKATGRENCSSSRDNKKHDEVKYESDDDMLLQRKDRRKVEFAFLRSLRMMLPVYSTLAVCFLACHIAREAILPSDIYRWAMEGNIPYVAAFTEVDRFLGNSFQDCPLDARQLFRPVRVIGAWQLEAAAGSIAQKVGLRLPSVNFYAIAHRCLKDLLLPIDRILPHACRIYEWAMPAELWLSSNPARVPTRVCVMAILIVALRLLYNINGQGIWEKICEEGRNTSESHHDTNSSTSRKLEASNSEEFGTRELLCAIAAAYDKINTTHDYSSDLRSYLKYCKEVIFTGITFSDEENHLIEIFWDMYKAREDDNPKDHVKSQSNSVEDIPITNGVKKHYRDGAFVEASSFSASSGHDEMQMLKSEMQDHGFHYMPPRKPRKSDGYLRYRRKRLSGGFVYVAHADYYMLLRAFAKLAEIDIRIMHISVLKLERRLACIEEQIERSLNTLQNFSTATGDELRSVSD from the exons ATGGATTACAACCTTGGTGACACCTCCCCCGATCCCTACGGTGGCGGTGGTGGAAGCATCCACCTAGTGTGTGATCATTGTGGCACCAGTGACAACTACAACACTGACGACGCTGATGATGGCCAATTCACATGCCGTACGTGCTCTGCTGTGCACACCACACAGGCAACTGCTGCTGACCCTCATTACTTCCCTGTCACTGGCAGCATCTCTGTTCGCCGTGTTGCCACCCAGCCCACCCCCAAGCTTGGTGCCCGCACACCCACCCCCTACCCGAGGACCCCTCAGGCTGCTCCTGTGCCTGCTGCTGCCGCTTTCGACGACTTCATGGAGCTGAGTGAGCCGCGGGACTTTGCTCCTGGATCTGGAACgtggggggagcctgaggattTGGCAGCGCGGGTCCGCTGGCGCTATGTACAGGGTCTCCAGGTGATCCTGCAGCGGCAGCTGGAGGTGCTGGTGGAGCGGCACCAGGTAGGCGCGTTTGTGTGTGCTGTCGCTGGCATTGTCTGGGTGCGGTGGGTTGCTGCATCCAGGGTGTTTGACGGAATCTGGGTGCACCAGGTGCTCGAGGACCACAAGGCCACGGGGAGAGAGAATTGTTCTAGCAGCAGAG ACAACAAGAAACATGATGAGGTGAAGTATGAATCGGATGATGATATGTTGCTGCAACGAAAAGACAGGCGCAAGGTGGAGTTTGCCTTTTTGCGCTCGTTGAGGATGATGCTGCCGGTTTACTCAACATTGGCTGTTTGTTTCTTGGCCTGTCATATTGCCCGTGAAGCCATCCTGCCAAGCGACATTTACAGGTGGGCAATGGAGGGGAATATCCCTTATGTGGCTGCATTTACCGAAGTAGACAGGTTCCTTGGGAACTCTTTCCAAGACTGCCCTTTGGATGCAAGGCAGCTGTTCAGGCCAGTGCGAGTTATCGGAGCATGGCAACTGGAAGCTGCAGCTGGATCCATAGCACAAAAAGTAGGCTTGAGGCTTCCTTCAGTTAACTTCTATGCAATTGCTCACCGTTGTTTGAAGGACTTGTTACTGCCTATAGATAGAATCCTCCCCCACGCATGCCGAATTTATGAGTGGGCAATGCCTGCAGAATTATGGTTGTCTAGTAATCCTGCTAGAGTCCCTACACGGGTTTGTGTGATGGCTATCCTAATTGTGGCCCTACGACTTCTTTATAACATCAACGGTCAAGGGATATGGGAG AAGATTTGTGAGGAAGGAAGAAACACAAGTGAATCTCACCATGATACGAATTCATCAACTTCCAGGAAGCTTGAGGCTAGTAACAGTGAGGAGTTTGGCACAAGAGAACTGTTGTGTGCTATTGCAGCTGCCTATGATAAAATCAATACAACACATG ACTACTCAAGTGATCTCCGCTCTTATCTCAAGTACTGCAAGGAAGTTATTTTTACTGGGATTACATTTTCAGATGAAGAGAATCATCTAATAGAGATATTTTGGGATATGTACAAAGCCAGAGAG GATGATAATCCAAAAGATCATGTAAAATCCCAGTCCAATTCTGTTGAAGACATTCCAATTACAAATGGAGTGAAGAAGCACTACCGAGATGGAGCTTTTGTTGAAGCAAGTTCCTTTTCTGCATCTTCAGGTCACGATGAAATGCAAATGCTCAAGTCAGAGATGCAAGATCATGGATTTCATTATATGCCACCTAGGAAACCAAGGAAATCAGATGGTTATCTTCGTTATAGGAGGAAGCGGCTAAGCGGTGGCTTTGTTTATGTTGCACATGCTGATTATTACATGTTGCTACGTGCTTTTGCAAAGCTTGCAGAAATTGATATTCGTATCATGCATATTAGTGTGTTAAAACTTGAGAGGAGACTCGCATGTATTGAGGAGCAAATTGAGAGAAGCTTGAACACCTTACAGAACTTTTCTACTGCAACAGGAGATGAGCTAAGATCTGTATCTGACTGA
- the LOC8083747 gene encoding TATA box-binding protein-associated factor RNA polymerase I subunit B isoform X1, with protein MCMCALLPGMCALLPGENMDYNLGDTSPDPYGGGGGSIHLVCDHCGTSDNYNTDDADDGQFTCRTCSAVHTTQATAADPHYFPVTGSISVRRVATQPTPKLGARTPTPYPRTPQAAPVPAAAAFDDFMELSEPRDFAPGSGTWGEPEDLAARVRWRYVQGLQVILQRQLEVLVERHQVGAFVCAVAGIVWVRWVAASRVFDGIWVHQVLEDHKATGRENCSSSRDNKKHDEVKYESDDDMLLQRKDRRKVEFAFLRSLRMMLPVYSTLAVCFLACHIAREAILPSDIYRWAMEGNIPYVAAFTEVDRFLGNSFQDCPLDARQLFRPVRVIGAWQLEAAAGSIAQKVGLRLPSVNFYAIAHRCLKDLLLPIDRILPHACRIYEWAMPAELWLSSNPARVPTRVCVMAILIVALRLLYNINGQGIWEKICEEGRNTSESHHDTNSSTSRKLEASNSEEFGTRELLCAIAAAYDKINTTHDYSSDLRSYLKYCKEVIFTGITFSDEENHLIEIFWDMYKAREDDNPKDHVKSQSNSVEDIPITNGVKKHYRDGAFVEASSFSASSGHDEMQMLKSEMQDHGFHYMPPRKPRKSDGYLRYRRKRLSGGFVYVAHADYYMLLRAFAKLAEIDIRIMHISVLKLERRLACIEEQIERSLNTLQNFSTATGDELRSVSD; from the exons atgtgtatgtgtgCGCTGCTGCCTGGTATGTGTGCGCTGCTGCCTG GTGAAAACATGGATTACAACCTTGGTGACACCTCCCCCGATCCCTACGGTGGCGGTGGTGGAAGCATCCACCTAGTGTGTGATCATTGTGGCACCAGTGACAACTACAACACTGACGACGCTGATGATGGCCAATTCACATGCCGTACGTGCTCTGCTGTGCACACCACACAGGCAACTGCTGCTGACCCTCATTACTTCCCTGTCACTGGCAGCATCTCTGTTCGCCGTGTTGCCACCCAGCCCACCCCCAAGCTTGGTGCCCGCACACCCACCCCCTACCCGAGGACCCCTCAGGCTGCTCCTGTGCCTGCTGCTGCCGCTTTCGACGACTTCATGGAGCTGAGTGAGCCGCGGGACTTTGCTCCTGGATCTGGAACgtggggggagcctgaggattTGGCAGCGCGGGTCCGCTGGCGCTATGTACAGGGTCTCCAGGTGATCCTGCAGCGGCAGCTGGAGGTGCTGGTGGAGCGGCACCAGGTAGGCGCGTTTGTGTGTGCTGTCGCTGGCATTGTCTGGGTGCGGTGGGTTGCTGCATCCAGGGTGTTTGACGGAATCTGGGTGCACCAGGTGCTCGAGGACCACAAGGCCACGGGGAGAGAGAATTGTTCTAGCAGCAGAG ACAACAAGAAACATGATGAGGTGAAGTATGAATCGGATGATGATATGTTGCTGCAACGAAAAGACAGGCGCAAGGTGGAGTTTGCCTTTTTGCGCTCGTTGAGGATGATGCTGCCGGTTTACTCAACATTGGCTGTTTGTTTCTTGGCCTGTCATATTGCCCGTGAAGCCATCCTGCCAAGCGACATTTACAGGTGGGCAATGGAGGGGAATATCCCTTATGTGGCTGCATTTACCGAAGTAGACAGGTTCCTTGGGAACTCTTTCCAAGACTGCCCTTTGGATGCAAGGCAGCTGTTCAGGCCAGTGCGAGTTATCGGAGCATGGCAACTGGAAGCTGCAGCTGGATCCATAGCACAAAAAGTAGGCTTGAGGCTTCCTTCAGTTAACTTCTATGCAATTGCTCACCGTTGTTTGAAGGACTTGTTACTGCCTATAGATAGAATCCTCCCCCACGCATGCCGAATTTATGAGTGGGCAATGCCTGCAGAATTATGGTTGTCTAGTAATCCTGCTAGAGTCCCTACACGGGTTTGTGTGATGGCTATCCTAATTGTGGCCCTACGACTTCTTTATAACATCAACGGTCAAGGGATATGGGAG AAGATTTGTGAGGAAGGAAGAAACACAAGTGAATCTCACCATGATACGAATTCATCAACTTCCAGGAAGCTTGAGGCTAGTAACAGTGAGGAGTTTGGCACAAGAGAACTGTTGTGTGCTATTGCAGCTGCCTATGATAAAATCAATACAACACATG ACTACTCAAGTGATCTCCGCTCTTATCTCAAGTACTGCAAGGAAGTTATTTTTACTGGGATTACATTTTCAGATGAAGAGAATCATCTAATAGAGATATTTTGGGATATGTACAAAGCCAGAGAG GATGATAATCCAAAAGATCATGTAAAATCCCAGTCCAATTCTGTTGAAGACATTCCAATTACAAATGGAGTGAAGAAGCACTACCGAGATGGAGCTTTTGTTGAAGCAAGTTCCTTTTCTGCATCTTCAGGTCACGATGAAATGCAAATGCTCAAGTCAGAGATGCAAGATCATGGATTTCATTATATGCCACCTAGGAAACCAAGGAAATCAGATGGTTATCTTCGTTATAGGAGGAAGCGGCTAAGCGGTGGCTTTGTTTATGTTGCACATGCTGATTATTACATGTTGCTACGTGCTTTTGCAAAGCTTGCAGAAATTGATATTCGTATCATGCATATTAGTGTGTTAAAACTTGAGAGGAGACTCGCATGTATTGAGGAGCAAATTGAGAGAAGCTTGAACACCTTACAGAACTTTTCTACTGCAACAGGAGATGAGCTAAGATCTGTATCTGACTGA
- the LOC8083747 gene encoding TATA box-binding protein-associated factor RNA polymerase I subunit B isoform X2: protein MCMCALLPGMCALLPGENMDYNLGDTSPDPYGGGGGSIHLVCDHCGTSDNYNTDDADDGQFTCRTCSAVHTTQATAADPHYFPVTGSISVRRVATQPTPKLGARTPTPYPRTPQAAPVPAAAAFDDFMELSEPRDFAPGSGTWGEPEDLAARVRWRYVQGLQVILQRQLEVLVERHQVGAFVCAVAGIVWVRWVAASRVFDGIWVHQVLEDHKATGRENCSSSRDNKKHDEVKYESDDDMLLQRKDRRKVEFAFLRSLRMMLPVYSTLAVCFLACHIAREAILPSDIYRWAMEGNIPYVAAFTEVDRFLGNSFQDCPLDARQLFRPVRVIGAWQLEAAAGSIAQKVGLRLPSVNFYAIAHRCLKDLLLPIDRILPHACRIYEWAMPAELWLSSNPARVPTRVCVMAILIVALRLLYNINGQGIWEICEEGRNTSESHHDTNSSTSRKLEASNSEEFGTRELLCAIAAAYDKINTTHDYSSDLRSYLKYCKEVIFTGITFSDEENHLIEIFWDMYKAREDDNPKDHVKSQSNSVEDIPITNGVKKHYRDGAFVEASSFSASSGHDEMQMLKSEMQDHGFHYMPPRKPRKSDGYLRYRRKRLSGGFVYVAHADYYMLLRAFAKLAEIDIRIMHISVLKLERRLACIEEQIERSLNTLQNFSTATGDELRSVSD from the exons atgtgtatgtgtgCGCTGCTGCCTGGTATGTGTGCGCTGCTGCCTG GTGAAAACATGGATTACAACCTTGGTGACACCTCCCCCGATCCCTACGGTGGCGGTGGTGGAAGCATCCACCTAGTGTGTGATCATTGTGGCACCAGTGACAACTACAACACTGACGACGCTGATGATGGCCAATTCACATGCCGTACGTGCTCTGCTGTGCACACCACACAGGCAACTGCTGCTGACCCTCATTACTTCCCTGTCACTGGCAGCATCTCTGTTCGCCGTGTTGCCACCCAGCCCACCCCCAAGCTTGGTGCCCGCACACCCACCCCCTACCCGAGGACCCCTCAGGCTGCTCCTGTGCCTGCTGCTGCCGCTTTCGACGACTTCATGGAGCTGAGTGAGCCGCGGGACTTTGCTCCTGGATCTGGAACgtggggggagcctgaggattTGGCAGCGCGGGTCCGCTGGCGCTATGTACAGGGTCTCCAGGTGATCCTGCAGCGGCAGCTGGAGGTGCTGGTGGAGCGGCACCAGGTAGGCGCGTTTGTGTGTGCTGTCGCTGGCATTGTCTGGGTGCGGTGGGTTGCTGCATCCAGGGTGTTTGACGGAATCTGGGTGCACCAGGTGCTCGAGGACCACAAGGCCACGGGGAGAGAGAATTGTTCTAGCAGCAGAG ACAACAAGAAACATGATGAGGTGAAGTATGAATCGGATGATGATATGTTGCTGCAACGAAAAGACAGGCGCAAGGTGGAGTTTGCCTTTTTGCGCTCGTTGAGGATGATGCTGCCGGTTTACTCAACATTGGCTGTTTGTTTCTTGGCCTGTCATATTGCCCGTGAAGCCATCCTGCCAAGCGACATTTACAGGTGGGCAATGGAGGGGAATATCCCTTATGTGGCTGCATTTACCGAAGTAGACAGGTTCCTTGGGAACTCTTTCCAAGACTGCCCTTTGGATGCAAGGCAGCTGTTCAGGCCAGTGCGAGTTATCGGAGCATGGCAACTGGAAGCTGCAGCTGGATCCATAGCACAAAAAGTAGGCTTGAGGCTTCCTTCAGTTAACTTCTATGCAATTGCTCACCGTTGTTTGAAGGACTTGTTACTGCCTATAGATAGAATCCTCCCCCACGCATGCCGAATTTATGAGTGGGCAATGCCTGCAGAATTATGGTTGTCTAGTAATCCTGCTAGAGTCCCTACACGGGTTTGTGTGATGGCTATCCTAATTGTGGCCCTACGACTTCTTTATAACATCAACGGTCAAGGGATATGGGAG ATTTGTGAGGAAGGAAGAAACACAAGTGAATCTCACCATGATACGAATTCATCAACTTCCAGGAAGCTTGAGGCTAGTAACAGTGAGGAGTTTGGCACAAGAGAACTGTTGTGTGCTATTGCAGCTGCCTATGATAAAATCAATACAACACATG ACTACTCAAGTGATCTCCGCTCTTATCTCAAGTACTGCAAGGAAGTTATTTTTACTGGGATTACATTTTCAGATGAAGAGAATCATCTAATAGAGATATTTTGGGATATGTACAAAGCCAGAGAG GATGATAATCCAAAAGATCATGTAAAATCCCAGTCCAATTCTGTTGAAGACATTCCAATTACAAATGGAGTGAAGAAGCACTACCGAGATGGAGCTTTTGTTGAAGCAAGTTCCTTTTCTGCATCTTCAGGTCACGATGAAATGCAAATGCTCAAGTCAGAGATGCAAGATCATGGATTTCATTATATGCCACCTAGGAAACCAAGGAAATCAGATGGTTATCTTCGTTATAGGAGGAAGCGGCTAAGCGGTGGCTTTGTTTATGTTGCACATGCTGATTATTACATGTTGCTACGTGCTTTTGCAAAGCTTGCAGAAATTGATATTCGTATCATGCATATTAGTGTGTTAAAACTTGAGAGGAGACTCGCATGTATTGAGGAGCAAATTGAGAGAAGCTTGAACACCTTACAGAACTTTTCTACTGCAACAGGAGATGAGCTAAGATCTGTATCTGACTGA
- the LOC8083747 gene encoding TATA box-binding protein-associated factor RNA polymerase I subunit B isoform X5 — MCMCALLPGMCALLPGENMDYNLGDTSPDPYGGGGGSIHLVCDHCGTSDNYNTDDADDGQFTCRTCSAVHTTQATAADPHYFPVTGSISVRRVATQPTPKLGARTPTPYPRTPQAAPVPAAAAFDDFMELSEPRDFAPGSGTWGEPEDLAARVRWRYVQGLQVILQRQLEVLVERHQVLEDHKATGRENCSSSRDNKKHDEVKYESDDDMLLQRKDRRKVEFAFLRSLRMMLPVYSTLAVCFLACHIAREAILPSDIYRWAMEGNIPYVAAFTEVDRFLGNSFQDCPLDARQLFRPVRVIGAWQLEAAAGSIAQKVGLRLPSVNFYAIAHRCLKDLLLPIDRILPHACRIYEWAMPAELWLSSNPARVPTRVCVMAILIVALRLLYNINGQGIWEKICEEGRNTSESHHDTNSSTSRKLEASNSEEFGTRELLCAIAAAYDKINTTHDYSSDLRSYLKYCKEVIFTGITFSDEENHLIEIFWDMYKAREDDNPKDHVKSQSNSVEDIPITNGVKKHYRDGAFVEASSFSASSGHDEMQMLKSEMQDHGFHYMPPRKPRKSDGYLRYRRKRLSGGFVYVAHADYYMLLRAFAKLAEIDIRIMHISVLKLERRLACIEEQIERSLNTLQNFSTATGDELRSVSD; from the exons atgtgtatgtgtgCGCTGCTGCCTGGTATGTGTGCGCTGCTGCCTG GTGAAAACATGGATTACAACCTTGGTGACACCTCCCCCGATCCCTACGGTGGCGGTGGTGGAAGCATCCACCTAGTGTGTGATCATTGTGGCACCAGTGACAACTACAACACTGACGACGCTGATGATGGCCAATTCACATGCCGTACGTGCTCTGCTGTGCACACCACACAGGCAACTGCTGCTGACCCTCATTACTTCCCTGTCACTGGCAGCATCTCTGTTCGCCGTGTTGCCACCCAGCCCACCCCCAAGCTTGGTGCCCGCACACCCACCCCCTACCCGAGGACCCCTCAGGCTGCTCCTGTGCCTGCTGCTGCCGCTTTCGACGACTTCATGGAGCTGAGTGAGCCGCGGGACTTTGCTCCTGGATCTGGAACgtggggggagcctgaggattTGGCAGCGCGGGTCCGCTGGCGCTATGTACAGGGTCTCCAGGTGATCCTGCAGCGGCAGCTGGAGGTGCTGGTGGAGCGGCACCAG GTGCTCGAGGACCACAAGGCCACGGGGAGAGAGAATTGTTCTAGCAGCAGAG ACAACAAGAAACATGATGAGGTGAAGTATGAATCGGATGATGATATGTTGCTGCAACGAAAAGACAGGCGCAAGGTGGAGTTTGCCTTTTTGCGCTCGTTGAGGATGATGCTGCCGGTTTACTCAACATTGGCTGTTTGTTTCTTGGCCTGTCATATTGCCCGTGAAGCCATCCTGCCAAGCGACATTTACAGGTGGGCAATGGAGGGGAATATCCCTTATGTGGCTGCATTTACCGAAGTAGACAGGTTCCTTGGGAACTCTTTCCAAGACTGCCCTTTGGATGCAAGGCAGCTGTTCAGGCCAGTGCGAGTTATCGGAGCATGGCAACTGGAAGCTGCAGCTGGATCCATAGCACAAAAAGTAGGCTTGAGGCTTCCTTCAGTTAACTTCTATGCAATTGCTCACCGTTGTTTGAAGGACTTGTTACTGCCTATAGATAGAATCCTCCCCCACGCATGCCGAATTTATGAGTGGGCAATGCCTGCAGAATTATGGTTGTCTAGTAATCCTGCTAGAGTCCCTACACGGGTTTGTGTGATGGCTATCCTAATTGTGGCCCTACGACTTCTTTATAACATCAACGGTCAAGGGATATGGGAG AAGATTTGTGAGGAAGGAAGAAACACAAGTGAATCTCACCATGATACGAATTCATCAACTTCCAGGAAGCTTGAGGCTAGTAACAGTGAGGAGTTTGGCACAAGAGAACTGTTGTGTGCTATTGCAGCTGCCTATGATAAAATCAATACAACACATG ACTACTCAAGTGATCTCCGCTCTTATCTCAAGTACTGCAAGGAAGTTATTTTTACTGGGATTACATTTTCAGATGAAGAGAATCATCTAATAGAGATATTTTGGGATATGTACAAAGCCAGAGAG GATGATAATCCAAAAGATCATGTAAAATCCCAGTCCAATTCTGTTGAAGACATTCCAATTACAAATGGAGTGAAGAAGCACTACCGAGATGGAGCTTTTGTTGAAGCAAGTTCCTTTTCTGCATCTTCAGGTCACGATGAAATGCAAATGCTCAAGTCAGAGATGCAAGATCATGGATTTCATTATATGCCACCTAGGAAACCAAGGAAATCAGATGGTTATCTTCGTTATAGGAGGAAGCGGCTAAGCGGTGGCTTTGTTTATGTTGCACATGCTGATTATTACATGTTGCTACGTGCTTTTGCAAAGCTTGCAGAAATTGATATTCGTATCATGCATATTAGTGTGTTAAAACTTGAGAGGAGACTCGCATGTATTGAGGAGCAAATTGAGAGAAGCTTGAACACCTTACAGAACTTTTCTACTGCAACAGGAGATGAGCTAAGATCTGTATCTGACTGA